In the genome of Phycisphaerales bacterium, one region contains:
- a CDS encoding GAK system ATP-grasp enzyme encodes MADAAFRIGVVGVAGGWSSERLADAVARQTGTRALLELKHVVADLDQGVLRCGTADLTAFDALIIKKLGRRYAPHLLDRLEILGAVETRGVRIFSHPRAIMRLLNRLACTLALRTADVPMPPTVITEHVDEAAAAVARFGRAILKPLWSTKARGMAVLTDGPDLAGQIAEFRAAGNHLIYVQKMVPLPGKDLGITFLGGEYLASYARVGHHESWNTTTDNGGRYEPVEPAPELIELARRAQAPFQLDFTCVDVAETPTGPVVFEVSAFGGFRGLLEAHQLDAAELYTAYVLGKLRS; translated from the coding sequence ATGGCGGATGCAGCGTTTCGAATCGGCGTGGTCGGCGTGGCCGGCGGCTGGTCCAGCGAGCGGCTGGCCGATGCCGTCGCCCGGCAGACGGGCACACGCGCGCTGCTTGAGCTCAAGCACGTGGTCGCCGATCTCGACCAGGGGGTGCTGCGCTGCGGCACGGCGGACCTTACCGCATTCGACGCCCTGATCATCAAGAAACTTGGCCGACGCTATGCTCCGCACCTGCTCGACCGGCTGGAAATTCTGGGCGCGGTCGAAACACGGGGCGTGCGCATCTTCTCGCACCCGCGGGCGATCATGCGTCTGCTGAATCGGCTCGCATGCACACTGGCCCTGCGAACCGCCGACGTACCGATGCCCCCGACCGTGATCACCGAGCATGTCGACGAGGCCGCAGCCGCTGTCGCCCGGTTTGGCCGCGCAATCCTCAAACCGCTGTGGAGCACCAAGGCCCGCGGAATGGCGGTACTCACCGATGGCCCGGACCTCGCCGGGCAAATCGCCGAATTCCGCGCCGCCGGCAACCACCTGATCTATGTGCAGAAGATGGTGCCGCTACCCGGCAAGGATCTTGGCATCACGTTCCTCGGCGGCGAGTACCTCGCGAGCTACGCACGTGTCGGACACCACGAGTCGTGGAACACCACCACCGACAACGGTGGGCGCTACGAACCCGTCGAACCCGCGCCCGAGCTCATCGAGCTCGCACGACGCGCCCAGGCCCCCTTCCAACTCGACTTTACCTGTGTGGACGTCGCCGAGACGCCCACCGGACCGGTGGTCTTCGAAGTGTCCGCGTTCGGCGGTTTCCGCGGACTGCTCGAAGCACACCAACTCGACGCCGCTGAACTCTACACGGCTTACGTCCTCGGGAAGCTGCGCTCATGA
- a CDS encoding phosphotransferase: MLVQVRKQLENMRRLLDAPDAKLVGAITRADDYVDTQKSMIENECFGLLSRHQVEQGPEVDFLRAVTTITGNLERIADFAANVALQTRFLVDPAHLQRYDYGGSIDRLLVGLDRVIAALFERDAQLALRIGYIEDELDAIYQQQLHAIIEDLRNTSDVEDRITTLFILHYLERMGDALKNIGEAILLAVLGQRLKIHQYQILDETTAGAAGLRRPLSELELASIWGTRSGMRIGTVQGATTAAEGHRVVFKEGDRQKLLQERDTLQHWAEIEPGLVPSVVEYQELERGAALLLQYMDGTTLQDLALNADTERIGPALARLEETLTRIWTQTRTDTPCNGRYLRQLEDRIGDVYRLHPRLDGKAVEIGGVTVPRLSTLLPKLRALDEELAAPFTVFIHGDFNIDNILYNAAADRVHFIDTHRSRLLDYVQDVSVFCLSNFRLPVFAARTRQTLEAVMQRMLRFARAFARAQNDATFEARLALGLVRSFVTSTRFELNTRFARGMHQRATILLTRLQAHRGRPWAEFVVPDSVLIY, encoded by the coding sequence ATGCTGGTGCAGGTGCGCAAGCAGCTTGAGAACATGCGTCGCCTGCTCGACGCGCCCGATGCCAAGCTGGTCGGGGCCATTACGCGGGCCGATGACTACGTCGATACGCAGAAGAGCATGATCGAGAACGAGTGCTTCGGGCTGCTCAGCCGACACCAGGTGGAGCAGGGGCCGGAAGTTGACTTCCTCCGCGCCGTCACCACGATTACCGGCAACCTGGAACGGATCGCCGATTTCGCGGCCAACGTGGCCCTGCAAACGCGCTTCCTCGTCGACCCCGCGCACCTGCAGCGCTACGACTACGGTGGCTCGATCGACCGCCTGCTGGTCGGACTGGATCGCGTCATCGCCGCTCTCTTCGAACGTGACGCCCAGCTCGCCCTGCGCATCGGCTACATCGAGGACGAACTGGACGCCATCTACCAGCAGCAGTTGCACGCCATTATCGAGGACCTGCGCAACACGTCCGACGTGGAGGACCGCATCACCACGCTCTTCATCCTGCATTACCTGGAGCGCATGGGTGATGCGTTGAAGAATATCGGCGAAGCCATCCTGCTGGCCGTGCTGGGCCAACGTCTCAAGATTCACCAGTACCAGATTCTTGACGAGACCACCGCCGGCGCAGCCGGGCTACGGCGGCCCTTGTCCGAACTGGAACTGGCCTCTATTTGGGGCACGCGTTCCGGCATGCGGATCGGCACCGTGCAGGGGGCCACGACCGCCGCAGAGGGACACCGAGTCGTGTTCAAGGAGGGTGACCGGCAGAAACTCCTGCAGGAGCGCGACACGCTGCAGCACTGGGCGGAAATCGAACCCGGGCTGGTGCCCTCCGTCGTTGAGTACCAGGAGTTGGAGCGCGGCGCCGCCCTGCTGCTGCAATACATGGACGGCACCACGCTGCAGGATCTTGCACTGAACGCCGACACGGAGCGCATCGGGCCGGCCCTCGCCCGGCTCGAAGAGACCCTGACCCGCATCTGGACGCAGACACGCACCGACACCCCCTGCAATGGCCGCTACCTGCGCCAACTCGAAGACCGCATCGGCGACGTTTATCGCCTGCACCCGCGGCTCGACGGCAAGGCGGTTGAGATCGGTGGTGTCACCGTGCCCCGGTTGAGTACGCTGTTGCCGAAACTGCGTGCGCTGGACGAAGAACTGGCCGCGCCGTTTACCGTGTTCATCCACGGCGACTTCAACATCGACAACATCCTCTACAATGCGGCGGCGGATCGCGTGCACTTCATCGACACCCACCGCTCACGGCTGCTGGACTATGTGCAGGACGTGTCGGTGTTCTGCCTTTCGAACTTCCGCCTGCCGGTGTTCGCCGCCCGAACTCGGCAGACCCTCGAAGCGGTGATGCAACGCATGCTGCGATTCGCCCGGGCGTTTGCCCGTGCGCAGAACGATGCCACTTTCGAAGCCCGTCTGGCACTGGGACTGGTGCGCTCCTTCGTAACCTCGACACGTTTCGAGTTGAACACCCGATTTGCACGCGGCATGCACCAACGGGCCACGATCCTGCTGACGCGCCTGCAAGCCCACCGGGGAAGGCCGTGGGCGGAATTCGTCGTGCCCGACAGCGTACTGATCTACTAA